One genomic region from Proteus vulgaris encodes:
- a CDS encoding 4Fe-4S dicluster domain-containing protein produces the protein MAKKQYGFLINTKDCYGCRTCSMACKSENVTPPGVLWRRVREFNEDQPNAQAFITMSCNHCDDPQCLKVCPADTYTKREDGIVVQDHDKCIGCQMCIMACPYNAPVYDPVEGKTSKCNMCADRLDEGLKPRCVESCPTGAIEFGEIEDLRKKHTTNWALLEKRYGVPDHTISNPNIVIIGMED, from the coding sequence ATGGCGAAGAAACAGTATGGTTTTCTGATAAATACCAAAGATTGCTACGGTTGCCGTACCTGCTCTATGGCATGTAAATCTGAAAACGTAACACCTCCCGGCGTGCTATGGCGTCGTGTTCGTGAATTCAACGAAGATCAACCTAATGCACAAGCTTTTATTACTATGTCTTGTAACCATTGTGATGATCCACAGTGCCTAAAAGTCTGCCCTGCTGATACTTACACCAAACGAGAGGATGGTATTGTCGTGCAAGATCATGACAAATGTATTGGTTGCCAGATGTGTATTATGGCATGTCCTTACAATGCGCCTGTTTATGATCCGGTTGAAGGCAAAACCAGCAAATGCAATATGTGTGCAGATAGACTGGATGAAGGCTTGAAACCACGTTGCGTTGAATCTTGCCCTACGGGTGCCATTGAATTTGGCGAAATTGAAGATTTACGTAAAAAACATACGACAAACTGGGCTTTATTAGAAAAACGCTATGGCGTTCCTGATCACACCATCAGTAACCCTAATATTGTCATTATTGGTATGGAGGATTAA
- a CDS encoding molybdopterin-containing oxidoreductase family protein yields MSKNQKWELNRRTLLKGMGAIGVAALSPNAFSLVNENKPIFNQKPRIKLSEYKTFRSTCAMECLHCNLTAFTHKGKLIKVEASEGFNVKCCLRGMSRTKWVYHKDRLTTPLLRVGEKGKAEFKPISWDEALDLIEKNIRETIDKFGNEGLFISTHAGNMDSIKNDMGKAFFDYLGGSTKQAGSLCCSAVTAAMIPMVGLRYADTRDTVKDSRYILCWGNNPAVTMQAYFKNYNQARRNGARMVVIDPRFNETAAKADEWIPIVPGTDTALALGMIKIIIEENLTDKPFLRAHTGAVYLVNAQQKLLRQSDDDQDSYLVFDTLSQQLVHHETPNIVPALTHDELPANADYVTVFEQIYQQAQPWTIEKTSQETDIPKETIIRLARDYATTKPAMIVQNMSGAQRTEFGAYVAASQFYLALLTGNIGKKGAGICDAGGARQMAKFSPIIPPAPNAKPIKPIPVAKVGDWIVNERPHPINFWWIMTMGVMTQLPNTNMVRNALKKVPFVVVADNLMSSTALYADLVLPVTTIFEDTSLMAGVRSQYVQLMEKAVEPPGEAKPDYWIFARLAERFGFGEVFNQPIEHYIDACLKGSGITREMLEKGPVRPVEGDWIPFKDGVFRTSTKKAHFFIEEWQGKNFSPVVTYYPVKESTKGSPELAKKYPLMAVQRKLARSVHSSHGMNEWILEVQRNQPNILIHPNDALARGIKDGEWAIAFNDRGEHRAIAVVTTHIKQGVVSLDNGWWEQQGGSSSHVTNDHVEPLGNGHCCNSTLVNVRREA; encoded by the coding sequence ATGTCTAAAAATCAAAAATGGGAATTAAATAGAAGAACGTTGTTAAAAGGAATGGGCGCCATTGGCGTGGCAGCTCTTTCTCCTAACGCGTTCAGTCTAGTTAATGAAAATAAACCCATATTTAACCAGAAACCACGGATCAAATTATCCGAGTATAAAACCTTTCGTTCAACCTGTGCGATGGAATGTTTGCACTGTAACCTAACAGCTTTTACACATAAGGGGAAACTTATCAAAGTTGAAGCCTCTGAAGGCTTTAATGTGAAATGCTGTTTGCGTGGAATGAGCCGAACTAAGTGGGTATACCATAAAGATCGCCTCACCACACCTTTATTACGTGTTGGCGAAAAAGGGAAAGCAGAATTCAAACCGATCAGTTGGGATGAAGCGCTTGATCTTATCGAAAAAAATATCAGAGAAACCATTGATAAGTTTGGCAATGAGGGGCTATTTATCTCTACTCATGCGGGCAATATGGACTCAATTAAAAATGATATGGGTAAGGCATTTTTCGATTATTTGGGAGGCTCAACAAAGCAAGCGGGCTCTTTATGCTGCTCTGCAGTAACGGCAGCGATGATCCCCATGGTCGGTCTGCGCTATGCAGACACCCGAGATACCGTAAAAGATAGTCGCTATATTCTTTGTTGGGGCAATAACCCTGCTGTCACCATGCAAGCGTATTTTAAAAACTACAACCAAGCTCGTCGAAATGGCGCCAGAATGGTAGTTATTGATCCTCGCTTTAATGAAACTGCGGCTAAAGCCGATGAATGGATCCCGATTGTACCCGGTACCGATACCGCCCTCGCATTAGGTATGATCAAAATTATCATTGAAGAAAATCTCACTGATAAGCCTTTTTTACGTGCGCATACGGGTGCTGTTTATCTTGTTAACGCCCAGCAAAAACTATTACGCCAATCTGATGATGACCAAGATAGCTATCTGGTTTTTGATACCTTAAGCCAGCAACTTGTTCACCATGAAACACCCAATATTGTTCCTGCATTAACTCATGATGAACTACCCGCTAATGCTGATTACGTGACTGTCTTTGAGCAAATTTATCAACAAGCACAGCCTTGGACTATCGAAAAAACGAGCCAAGAAACGGATATTCCGAAAGAAACCATTATTCGTTTAGCTCGCGATTATGCCACCACCAAACCGGCAATGATTGTGCAAAATATGTCAGGTGCTCAACGAACAGAGTTCGGTGCTTATGTTGCTGCAAGCCAGTTTTATCTCGCTTTATTAACTGGCAATATCGGTAAAAAAGGTGCTGGAATTTGTGATGCGGGCGGTGCTCGTCAGATGGCGAAATTTAGCCCAATTATTCCACCAGCACCGAATGCAAAACCCATCAAGCCTATCCCTGTTGCAAAAGTGGGTGATTGGATTGTCAATGAAAGACCACATCCAATTAACTTTTGGTGGATCATGACAATGGGTGTGATGACGCAGCTTCCTAATACCAATATGGTGCGTAATGCACTGAAAAAAGTCCCTTTTGTTGTTGTCGCTGATAACTTGATGTCATCCACGGCTCTTTATGCTGATCTCGTACTTCCTGTTACCACTATTTTTGAAGATACCAGCTTAATGGCAGGAGTTCGTAGCCAATATGTGCAATTAATGGAAAAAGCCGTTGAGCCACCGGGAGAAGCAAAACCTGATTACTGGATCTTTGCTCGTCTTGCTGAGCGCTTTGGCTTTGGTGAAGTCTTTAATCAACCTATTGAGCATTACATTGATGCTTGCCTTAAAGGTTCTGGTATTACGCGTGAAATGCTGGAAAAAGGCCCAGTGCGTCCAGTTGAAGGTGATTGGATCCCATTTAAAGATGGTGTTTTCCGTACCTCAACGAAAAAAGCGCACTTCTTTATTGAAGAGTGGCAGGGTAAAAACTTCTCCCCTGTTGTCACCTATTACCCAGTAAAAGAGTCCACAAAAGGCTCTCCTGAACTTGCCAAAAAGTATCCTCTAATGGCAGTGCAACGCAAACTCGCCCGTAGTGTTCACTCCAGTCATGGTATGAATGAGTGGATCTTAGAAGTACAGCGTAATCAACCTAATATTCTTATCCATCCTAATGATGCCTTAGCTCGCGGTATTAAAGATGGTGAATGGGCTATCGCATTTAATGATCGAGGTGAACACCGTGCTATTGCCGTTGTGACCACTCATATTAAGCAAGGCGTTGTCTCATTGGATAATGGATGGTGGGAACAACAAGGCGGAAGTAGTAGCCATGTCACCAATGATCACGTAGAGCCTTTGGGTAATGGTCATTGCTGTAATAGCACCTTAGTTAACGTAAGACGGGAGGCATGA